A section of the Mesobacillus jeotgali genome encodes:
- a CDS encoding nucleotide pyrophosphohydrolase, translating into MSNKTMKELQQEVDAYISQFKEGYFSPLALTARMTEELGELAREVNHFYGEKPKKKDEDEKTIEEELGDMLFVMICFANSLNIDLEEAHNRVMEKFNTRDKDRWTRKDS; encoded by the coding sequence TTGAGTAACAAAACGATGAAAGAACTCCAGCAGGAAGTGGACGCATACATAAGTCAATTCAAAGAAGGGTATTTCAGCCCCCTGGCCTTGACGGCACGCATGACCGAGGAACTCGGTGAGCTGGCCCGTGAGGTGAACCATTTCTATGGAGAAAAGCCTAAGAAAAAAGATGAAGATGAAAAAACAATTGAAGAAGAGCTGGGAGATATGCTGTTCGTGATGATTTGCTTTGCCAACTCTTTAAATATAGACCTTGAAGAAGCACATAACAGGGTGATGGAAAAATTCAATACAAGGGACAAAGACCGCTGGACAAGAAAAGACAGCTAA
- a CDS encoding YitT family protein: MLRGLKFKNILFILLGAAIFSFGLVHFNMQNNLAEGGFTGITLLLYFVFGWSPSITNLLLNLPLFFLGWKLLGRNVFIYTIIGTVGVSIFLGVFQKYQIEMPLYEDLFLAALFAGVFIGIGLGIIFRYGGTTGGVDIIARLAQKYFGWTMGRTMFMFDFGVITLSLITYLNYREAMYTLVVVFVGARVIDFMQEGSYAARGAMIISNSNEEIAAKIMKEMDRGVTSLKAVGSYTKAERDVLYCVVAKNEIVRLKSVINSVDPHAFVSVTVVHDVLGEGFTLDENKLPLER, translated from the coding sequence TTGCTTCGTGGCCTTAAATTTAAAAACATCCTGTTCATTTTGCTTGGTGCCGCTATATTCTCGTTCGGCCTTGTTCATTTCAATATGCAAAATAACCTTGCCGAAGGCGGTTTTACGGGAATTACTCTCTTGCTATACTTTGTGTTTGGCTGGTCTCCTTCCATTACAAACCTGCTCCTGAATCTGCCTCTTTTTTTCCTGGGCTGGAAGCTTCTTGGCCGGAATGTTTTTATTTATACCATTATCGGGACCGTAGGTGTTTCAATTTTTTTGGGTGTTTTCCAGAAGTATCAAATTGAAATGCCTTTATATGAAGATTTGTTTTTAGCAGCCCTGTTCGCGGGGGTCTTTATCGGAATTGGCCTAGGAATCATTTTCCGCTATGGCGGAACGACCGGCGGAGTCGACATTATCGCAAGACTGGCACAGAAATATTTTGGCTGGACGATGGGCCGGACAATGTTTATGTTCGACTTTGGAGTCATTACTCTATCACTAATTACATATTTAAACTATCGGGAAGCCATGTACACTCTCGTCGTGGTATTTGTAGGAGCCAGGGTGATTGATTTCATGCAGGAAGGTTCTTACGCTGCAAGAGGAGCGATGATCATATCGAATAGCAATGAAGAAATCGCCGCGAAAATAATGAAGGAAATGGACCGCGGGGTCACTAGCCTGAAAGCCGTAGGTTCATATACAAAAGCAGAAAGAGATGTCCTGTATTGTGTAGTGGCGAAGAATGAAATCGTACGTTTAAAGAGCGTGATCAATTCAGTTGATCCCCACGCATTTGTTTCGGTTACTGTCGTTCATGACGTGCTCGGTGAAGGGTTTACGCTTGACGAAAATAAACTTCCTTTAGAAAGATAA
- a CDS encoding zinc metallopeptidase → MYLIYFAIIILIPLWAQFKVKGAYKKYSKVASSSQMTGAEVARKILDDNGLYNVGVEETRGYLSDHYDPRAKVVRLSSGNFFGHSVAAAAIAAHEVGHAIQDAEDYSFLRFRHALVPVASLGSNFSWILIMIGIFANLSGMLLLGIMFMAAAVLFQVITLPVEFNASNRAMDQVVSAGIIRNDEERETKKVLNAAALTYVAAAAVAVLELVRLVMIYTGMTSEE, encoded by the coding sequence ATGTATTTAATTTATTTCGCGATTATTATTTTGATCCCATTATGGGCTCAATTCAAGGTAAAAGGTGCATACAAGAAGTACTCAAAGGTTGCATCTTCTTCACAAATGACGGGTGCAGAAGTAGCACGTAAAATCCTCGATGATAACGGCCTTTACAATGTCGGGGTTGAAGAAACCAGAGGTTATTTAAGTGACCACTATGATCCGCGTGCAAAAGTTGTACGTTTATCGTCAGGGAACTTTTTCGGCCATTCTGTTGCCGCAGCAGCAATTGCTGCCCATGAAGTTGGCCATGCCATCCAGGATGCCGAGGATTATTCATTTCTTCGATTCCGTCATGCTCTTGTTCCCGTGGCGAGTCTTGGCTCAAACTTCTCATGGATTCTGATCATGATCGGGATTTTCGCTAATCTAAGCGGCATGCTCCTGCTCGGTATTATGTTCATGGCTGCTGCCGTTCTGTTCCAGGTCATTACTCTTCCGGTAGAATTCAATGCATCTAACCGTGCTATGGATCAAGTGGTTTCTGCTGGAATCATCCGCAATGACGAAGAAAGAGAAACAAAGAAGGTTTTGAATGCTGCAGCTTTGACATATGTAGCTGCCGCAGCTGTTGCTGTTCTTGAATTGGTTCGTTTAGTAATGATTTACACTGGGATGACTAGTGAAGAATAA
- the ypjB gene encoding sporulation protein YpjB encodes MKAKFILLFSVLLIMAPFAVYAEPQSPVEELDNISDQALQMVKLHRYDDANRMLEHFSEEFLLVAGNGRPFSMDELRIITVAHDEALEAVGNVDLGHAERMNRVTKFRLVIDAIASTHQPLWAEMEGPIMTVFNDMKTAAYEGDNDQFHSNLNSFLAMYNVIHPSMKIDITPERIQKVDAKVSFIDQYRPQVLQEASSQEELEALESDLQNIFDDMTEDEADPSLWWVMISTGSIIILTLSYVGWRKYKGNSEKTRDVQKERKN; translated from the coding sequence ATGAAAGCAAAATTCATTTTATTATTTTCGGTGCTGTTGATAATGGCGCCGTTCGCAGTATACGCAGAACCACAGTCGCCTGTTGAAGAGCTGGACAATATATCAGACCAGGCACTCCAGATGGTCAAGCTTCACCGATATGATGATGCTAACAGAATGCTTGAGCATTTTTCAGAAGAATTTTTGCTGGTGGCTGGCAATGGCCGTCCGTTTTCAATGGACGAATTGCGCATTATAACCGTAGCACATGATGAAGCATTGGAAGCAGTCGGGAACGTTGATCTTGGTCATGCAGAAAGGATGAACAGGGTGACAAAATTCCGGCTGGTAATTGATGCAATTGCCTCTACTCACCAACCGTTATGGGCAGAGATGGAAGGCCCGATCATGACGGTTTTTAATGATATGAAAACGGCTGCTTACGAAGGGGACAATGACCAGTTCCACTCCAACCTGAATTCATTCCTTGCCATGTATAATGTTATCCATCCAAGTATGAAGATAGATATCACTCCGGAAAGGATCCAAAAAGTCGATGCTAAAGTCAGCTTTATTGACCAGTATCGGCCACAGGTTCTTCAGGAGGCTTCCAGCCAGGAAGAGCTGGAGGCACTGGAATCGGATTTACAGAATATTTTTGATGATATGACCGAAGACGAAGCGGATCCCTCACTGTGGTGGGTAATGATTTCGACGGGAAGCATCATTATTCTTACATTGTCTTATGTCGGCTGGAGAAAATATAAAGGGAACAGCGAGAAAACTAGGGATGTCCAAAAAGAACGAAAAAATTGA
- a CDS encoding DUF1405 domain-containing protein, with translation MKNLYPLLGNRAVLWMLFWVNVLGTAYGYYWYKWQLVDTPPRFLLFVPDSPTASLFFVFVLGAFLLGKNWPLMEALAIVSLVKYGLWAVVMNLMVYFVSGQLDWIGLMLMASHFAMAVEGVLYAPFYRMKPWHLIAAAIIVLHNEIIDYVFEMMPRYHTLDLYMDQIGYFTFWLSIFSIGIGYYFGLRPGRFSLSLKRSR, from the coding sequence ATGAAGAATTTATATCCTTTACTAGGGAACCGAGCTGTACTGTGGATGTTATTTTGGGTGAATGTCCTGGGGACTGCTTACGGTTATTACTGGTATAAATGGCAGCTTGTGGATACGCCTCCTCGTTTTTTGCTTTTTGTGCCTGATAGCCCGACTGCCAGCTTGTTCTTTGTCTTTGTTTTAGGGGCATTTTTATTGGGGAAAAACTGGCCGCTAATGGAGGCATTGGCGATTGTCAGCCTGGTGAAGTACGGATTATGGGCAGTCGTTATGAATTTAATGGTTTACTTCGTCTCCGGACAGCTGGATTGGATTGGACTCATGCTGATGGCATCCCATTTTGCAATGGCAGTCGAAGGTGTCCTATATGCGCCTTTCTATCGAATGAAACCATGGCACCTGATCGCTGCCGCTATTATCGTCCTGCATAACGAAATCATTGATTATGTTTTTGAAATGATGCCAAGGTACCATACGCTAGATTTATATATGGACCAGATAGGGTATTTTACATTCTGGCTGAGTATTTTCTCGATCGGTATTGGATATTACTTTGGCCTAAGGCCAGGCCGCTTCTCTCTTTCGCTAAAAAGATCTAGATAA
- a CDS encoding menaquinol-cytochrome c reductase cytochrome b/c subunit, with product MHRGKGMKFVGDSRVPAERKPNIPKDYSEYPGKTEAFWPNFLLKEWMVGAVFLIGYLSLTIAHPSPLERIADPTDTAYIPLPDWYFLFLYQLLKYSYASGPYTVIGAMVIPGLAFGALLLAPFIDRGPERRPSKRPLATGFMLLALASVFYLTWESVATHDWEAAEKQGQILDVEVDKNSDGYKIAQAQTCTSCHGGELAGGAAAPSLLETKLNAEEIAKVAKNGKGSMPAVFKGTDEELKTLSEFIDGLSK from the coding sequence ATGCATCGTGGTAAAGGTATGAAGTTCGTAGGAGACTCACGTGTCCCTGCAGAACGTAAGCCTAATATTCCGAAAGACTACTCGGAATACCCTGGCAAAACGGAAGCGTTTTGGCCTAACTTCTTGTTGAAGGAATGGATGGTCGGTGCCGTCTTTCTAATCGGATACTTGAGCTTGACCATTGCTCACCCGTCTCCGCTTGAGAGGATTGCCGATCCGACTGATACTGCTTATATTCCATTGCCAGACTGGTATTTCTTATTCTTATATCAATTGCTTAAATATTCATATGCTTCCGGTCCTTATACAGTAATCGGAGCAATGGTTATCCCTGGACTTGCCTTTGGAGCACTTTTACTTGCACCGTTCATTGACCGTGGTCCTGAGCGCCGTCCGTCAAAACGTCCGCTTGCGACAGGATTTATGCTGTTAGCGCTTGCTTCAGTTTTCTATCTTACATGGGAATCAGTAGCAACCCATGACTGGGAAGCGGCTGAAAAACAGGGGCAGATCCTGGATGTCGAAGTCGACAAGAATTCTGATGGATACAAAATCGCCCAGGCACAAACATGTACTTCTTGTCATGGAGGAGAACTTGCTGGGGGTGCCGCAGCACCAAGCTTGCTTGAAACAAAATTAAATGCTGAAGAAATTGCTAAGGTTGCCAAGAATGGTAAAGGAAGCATGCCTGCAGTATTCAAAGGAACGGACGAAGAACTTAAGACACTTTCTGAGTTTATCGACGGCCTTAGCAAATAA